In the genome of Segatella copri, one region contains:
- a CDS encoding RagB/SusD family nutrient uptake outer membrane protein, with the protein MKIKKLYIAIVALALSAGMTSCNDYLDKQPDSRLDLQSPTDVSKLLVNAYPQVHPAYLLEMYSDNTDCNLNTGWDAASRFQQQAYEWDDITETSDYEAPSTYWSTYYDAVTTANIALEHINSQADQSSYSAQKGEALLCRAYAMFQMANVFCMAYDETTAATDLGLPYPEVVETNVHVKYDRGTLAELYAKIDKDLQEGLKLVGSTYDKPKFHFTSTSAAAFAARFYLYYQKYDKAVEYANKVLGSNAKGMLRDWNAWGSLSANKQIQPNAYIGSSVKANLLLQVVASEWGAIGGPFQYGDKYAHSAIVATKETVQSEGPWGISDKVFNYTVFSNASLSKYIVRKIPYDFEYADIQAGIGTPHAVYAEFTADETLLVRAEAQALLGHYAEALNDLNTELAAFSKTGVQLTLDDVKKFYSDAVTAYYTPEKPTPRKAFHTSFAIDKDTEEPMLQCILHLRRIMTVHEGLRMQDVKRYGITIYRRDVKSNYKITDITDTMEARDPRLAIQLPQDVITAGVTPNPRNK; encoded by the coding sequence ATGAAAATAAAGAAATTATATATCGCCATTGTAGCGTTGGCACTGTCGGCTGGCATGACTTCCTGCAACGATTATCTGGACAAGCAGCCAGATAGCCGTCTGGACCTGCAGAGCCCTACCGATGTGTCGAAGCTTCTGGTTAATGCCTACCCACAGGTGCATCCAGCCTATCTGCTGGAGATGTATTCTGACAATACCGATTGTAACCTGAATACCGGTTGGGATGCTGCCAGTCGTTTCCAGCAGCAGGCATACGAATGGGACGACATTACAGAAACCAGTGATTATGAGGCTCCTTCTACTTATTGGTCAACCTACTATGATGCCGTCACCACAGCCAATATCGCTTTGGAACACATCAACAGTCAGGCAGACCAGAGCTCTTATTCTGCCCAAAAGGGTGAGGCGCTCCTGTGCCGTGCCTATGCCATGTTCCAGATGGCCAATGTATTCTGCATGGCTTATGATGAGACCACAGCAGCCACAGACCTGGGTCTCCCTTACCCTGAGGTGGTTGAGACCAATGTACACGTGAAGTACGACCGTGGTACCCTTGCCGAACTCTATGCCAAGATTGACAAGGATTTGCAGGAAGGCTTGAAGCTGGTAGGTTCTACCTACGACAAGCCAAAGTTCCACTTCACATCAACTTCTGCTGCCGCTTTCGCAGCCCGTTTCTACCTCTATTACCAGAAGTATGACAAGGCTGTGGAGTATGCCAACAAGGTATTGGGCAGCAACGCCAAGGGTATGCTGAGAGACTGGAATGCATGGGGATCGCTTTCTGCCAACAAGCAGATTCAGCCTAATGCCTACATCGGGTCATCTGTGAAGGCAAACCTGCTGCTGCAGGTGGTTGCTTCTGAATGGGGAGCCATCGGAGGTCCGTTCCAGTATGGTGACAAGTATGCACACAGTGCCATCGTAGCAACCAAGGAAACCGTTCAGTCAGAAGGTCCTTGGGGCATCAGCGACAAGGTGTTCAACTACACCGTGTTCTCTAATGCATCTCTTTCAAAGTATATCGTACGTAAGATTCCTTACGATTTTGAGTATGCTGATATCCAGGCAGGTATCGGTACTCCTCACGCAGTATATGCAGAGTTTACAGCCGATGAGACCCTGCTCGTAAGAGCAGAGGCACAGGCATTGCTCGGTCATTATGCAGAGGCTCTGAACGATTTGAACACCGAGTTGGCTGCCTTCTCAAAGACGGGCGTGCAGCTTACCCTGGATGACGTGAAGAAGTTCTACAGCGATGCAGTTACCGCTTATTACACTCCAGAGAAGCCAACTCCACGCAAGGCATTCCACACCAGCTTCGCCATCGACAAGGATACAGAGGAGCCTATGCTGCAGTGCATCCTTCACCTGCGCCGAATCATGACAGTTCACGAGGGCTTGCGCATGCAGGATGTGAAGCGCTACGGCATCACCATCTATCGCCGTGACGTGAAGAGCAACTACAAGATTACAGACATCACCGACACCATGGAGGCACGCGACCCACGTCTCGCCATCCAGTTGCCACAGGATGTAATCACTGCAGGTGTTACACCAAACCCTCGCAATAAGTAA
- a CDS encoding putative zinc-binding metallopeptidase, with amino-acid sequence MKHYIYMLMLALVMGLGFVSCSDNDPDDPTIFPVTSPQRDNLDLWLQKNYTSPYNIDFKYKMEDIESDYTYTLTPADSAKSAKLAIIIKYLWLDSYAEVLGPDFVKHNVPRVIHLIGSPAYNSNGTIVLGTAEGGLKVTLYMVNNLTDAMLESYASMTQYYFHTMHHEFTHILNQKKPYDTSYNKITESGYVSGNWYQIPDSVAHGKGFVTPYAMSEGLEDFAEMLSTYITYTPEQWQAILDDAQKVGGDEAVSALNQKLNIVKNYMLDSWDVNIDVLRAAILRRGSELSSLDLEHLK; translated from the coding sequence ATGAAACATTATATATATATGTTGATGTTGGCATTGGTGATGGGCCTGGGCTTCGTGTCTTGCTCAGACAATGACCCGGACGATCCAACCATCTTCCCTGTTACCTCTCCGCAGAGAGACAACCTGGACTTGTGGTTGCAGAAGAACTACACCAGTCCTTACAACATCGATTTCAAGTATAAGATGGAGGACATCGAGTCTGACTATACTTATACCCTGACTCCAGCCGACTCGGCAAAGTCTGCCAAGCTGGCTATCATCATCAAGTATCTCTGGCTCGATTCATACGCCGAGGTGCTGGGTCCTGATTTCGTGAAGCACAATGTGCCAAGAGTGATTCACCTGATTGGTAGTCCGGCTTACAACAGCAACGGAACCATAGTTCTGGGTACTGCCGAGGGCGGCTTGAAGGTAACACTCTACATGGTGAACAACCTGACCGATGCCATGCTTGAGAGCTATGCATCGATGACTCAGTATTACTTCCACACCATGCACCACGAGTTCACCCACATCCTGAACCAGAAGAAGCCTTACGACACATCTTATAACAAGATTACCGAGTCGGGCTACGTGAGTGGTAACTGGTATCAGATACCAGATTCTGTGGCTCACGGCAAGGGCTTTGTTACCCCATACGCCATGTCAGAGGGCTTGGAGGACTTTGCCGAGATGCTGTCTACCTATATCACTTATACTCCTGAGCAGTGGCAGGCTATCCTCGACGATGCTCAGAAGGTAGGTGGCGACGAGGCTGTATCTGCATTGAACCAGAAGCTTAACATCGTGAAAAACTACATGCTGGATTCATGGGACGTGAATATCGATGTATTGCGTGCAGCCATCCTGCGTAGAGGCAGTGAGTTGAGTTCTTTGGATTTGGAACATTTAAAATAG
- a CDS encoding BACON domain-containing protein has product MKKSIYIIGMAAMGLMASCSSDSDYQAVAESTINVLSAQTSLGPNASEGEVTVDCTPAKAYTDEPSWLSASIEGSTVKLAALANDSRQSRNAKLVIKKTEADSVVINVSQYGLVLEMNKADMIFSNDAATEFVKAYSSNADVKVIYAPEWAKASVDTVSKELKVLLSENTTGHLRADYIKYQVAAVTDSFVVKQFDFDKDIAGEYVYSYYDFNEDDKLEQQVVYATLSRTELSIPEMGLVFPITVNEKTGSVETRSSQCLGKVGKYFIYDTFLDEDAAYYMGSESGVISATFKYSEQYGTYGFFGGTAYNVNNQTGNFLAMILQVFKAKSPSKSNYVLDQGWMVQPFLKEISKGGDASSAKRQAPALARQMGPSASSIAAKLAVWQSYRKSSIIK; this is encoded by the coding sequence ATGAAGAAATCTATATATATAATAGGTATGGCTGCCATGGGGCTGATGGCCTCATGCAGCAGTGACAGCGATTATCAGGCTGTGGCCGAGAGCACTATCAACGTGCTTTCTGCCCAGACTTCGCTCGGACCTAATGCCAGCGAGGGTGAAGTAACCGTGGACTGTACTCCTGCCAAGGCTTACACCGACGAACCTTCATGGCTCAGCGCCAGCATCGAGGGCAGCACCGTGAAGCTGGCTGCTCTTGCCAACGACTCTCGCCAGTCGCGCAACGCCAAGCTGGTTATCAAGAAGACAGAGGCCGACTCTGTGGTAATCAATGTTTCTCAGTATGGTCTGGTGCTCGAGATGAACAAGGCTGATATGATTTTCAGCAACGACGCGGCTACGGAGTTCGTGAAGGCATACAGTTCCAACGCTGATGTGAAGGTTATCTATGCTCCTGAGTGGGCAAAGGCTTCGGTTGATACCGTGAGCAAGGAATTGAAGGTATTGCTCAGCGAGAATACTACAGGTCATCTGCGTGCCGACTACATTAAGTATCAGGTGGCAGCCGTTACAGACTCTTTCGTAGTGAAGCAGTTTGACTTCGACAAGGATATTGCCGGCGAGTATGTTTATTCTTACTACGATTTCAACGAGGATGACAAGCTGGAGCAGCAGGTCGTTTATGCTACATTGAGCCGCACCGAGCTTTCTATTCCTGAAATGGGACTGGTATTCCCAATCACTGTGAATGAGAAAACAGGTAGCGTGGAGACCCGCAGCAGCCAGTGCCTGGGTAAGGTGGGTAAGTACTTTATCTACGATACCTTCCTCGACGAGGATGCCGCTTACTACATGGGTTCAGAGTCTGGAGTTATTTCTGCCACATTCAAGTATAGTGAGCAGTATGGTACTTACGGATTCTTTGGCGGTACTGCCTACAATGTCAACAATCAGACTGGCAACTTCCTGGCTATGATTCTGCAGGTGTTCAAGGCGAAGAGTCCTTCCAAATCTAACTACGTGCTCGATCAGGGTTGGATGGTACAGCCATTCCTCAAGGAAATATCAAAGGGCGGTGATGCATCTTCTGCCAAGCGTCAGGCTCCTGCCCTGGCTCGCCAGATGGGGCCATCTGCCAGCAGTATAGCAGCCAAGCTTGCTGTATGGCAGTCGTATCGCAAATCATCTATCATAAAATAA
- the tnpC gene encoding IS66 family transposase: MTKDEIIVLLKEQLQLANEQLQQANTTVSSLTLQVNELIIRIKSLEELLVQKGIAIDKANRQNKALGKLVSGKKSERQEKNPQDSMPQEEFDKKKKEQAEKRKARKNNGAKRDMHYEMKEVHVTIDPVMDAELLKTLRLFGTRTCIRYSMEPIKFIKTVYHINTYTDGSIMYPGKTPPALLLNSSYSPSFAAGLLQMRYIYSMPVERITKYFADNGFTLRKATANKLIARSADVLENFYKAICQVVLQQDYVSADETYHKVLLAKTKPTDKGSKKGYLWAVSAPELGLVFFVYEDGSRSEQVILNVFSDYKGTIQSDAYAPYRKLESDAYPDIMRIACLQHVKRDFIDCGKEDKDAQKVVDIINRFYREDKKHKVGVNGWTVEDHLAYRQSYAPDILQDLLEKLEEISSRKDLLPKSTLAQAVGYALNEYNAICDIFKRGDTALDNNYIERIQRYISLSRRNSMFFGSHEGARRGAILYSIAISCKLNGINLFEYISDVIEKTIEWQPNTPLEKYRDLLPDRWKKQ, encoded by the coding sequence ATGACAAAGGACGAAATTATAGTACTTTTGAAGGAACAACTTCAGCTTGCCAACGAACAACTTCAGCAAGCTAATACTACAGTGAGTTCGCTGACCCTACAGGTCAACGAACTCATTATACGTATAAAGTCATTAGAAGAACTACTCGTCCAGAAAGGAATCGCCATAGACAAAGCGAATCGTCAGAACAAGGCACTCGGCAAGCTCGTTTCAGGCAAGAAGTCCGAACGTCAGGAGAAGAATCCACAAGACTCGATGCCCCAGGAGGAATTTGACAAGAAGAAAAAAGAGCAGGCCGAAAAAAGAAAGGCACGCAAAAACAACGGAGCCAAGCGTGACATGCATTACGAAATGAAAGAAGTGCATGTTACGATAGATCCAGTCATGGATGCAGAGCTTTTGAAGACGTTGCGTCTCTTCGGGACTCGTACCTGTATACGTTACAGCATGGAACCCATCAAGTTCATCAAGACCGTGTATCACATCAACACTTATACGGATGGAAGTATCATGTATCCGGGGAAGACTCCGCCGGCTCTGTTGTTGAATTCTTCCTATTCACCTTCCTTTGCAGCAGGTCTCCTGCAGATGCGATACATCTATTCCATGCCGGTAGAGCGAATTACCAAATACTTTGCCGACAATGGGTTTACGTTAAGGAAAGCTACGGCAAACAAGCTGATTGCCAGAAGTGCCGATGTACTGGAAAACTTCTATAAGGCTATCTGCCAAGTAGTGTTGCAGCAGGATTATGTCTCGGCAGACGAGACATATCATAAAGTGCTGTTAGCCAAGACAAAGCCTACGGACAAGGGTTCGAAGAAAGGCTACCTCTGGGCTGTAAGTGCGCCTGAACTGGGACTTGTCTTCTTCGTATATGAGGATGGTTCACGTTCTGAGCAGGTCATACTTAACGTATTCTCTGATTATAAAGGTACCATACAGAGTGATGCATATGCTCCTTACCGGAAACTGGAGTCGGATGCTTATCCTGACATTATGAGAATCGCCTGCCTACAGCATGTCAAGAGAGACTTCATCGACTGCGGCAAGGAGGACAAGGATGCTCAGAAGGTCGTAGATATCATCAACAGATTTTATCGAGAAGACAAAAAACATAAGGTTGGGGTAAATGGATGGACCGTTGAAGACCATCTTGCCTATCGGCAGTCATACGCACCAGACATTTTACAGGATTTATTGGAGAAACTGGAGGAAATATCTTCCAGGAAGGATTTGCTGCCCAAGTCTACCTTGGCGCAGGCGGTCGGCTATGCCCTTAATGAATATAATGCCATTTGTGACATCTTCAAAAGAGGTGATACGGCTCTCGATAACAACTACATTGAGAGAATCCAGAGGTACATATCACTATCAAGAAGAAACTCTATGTTCTTTGGCTCGCACGAAGGAGCAAGACGGGGAGCTATCCTATATTCTATAGCTATTTCATGCAAGTTGAATGGCATCAATCTGTTTGAATACATTAGCGATGTCATAGAAAAGACCATTGAATGGCAACCGAATACCCCACTGGAGAAATATAGAGACTTACTTCCTGACCGATGGAAAAAGCAGTAA
- a CDS encoding SusC/RagA family TonB-linked outer membrane protein, with product MEKRLSLFFVCLLMSIGAAFAQIDVSGTVISAEDNEPVIGASVLISGGAASKGTVTDIDGKFKLNVPNGTKLVFSYVGMKSQTLAATANMKVVLRPEAQLQEVVVTGLQKTDRRLFTGATDRVNAEEAKLNGVADISRSLEGRAAGVSVQNVSGTFGSAPKIRVRGATSIYGSSKPLWVVDGVIMEDVSDVSADDLASGDPETLISSAIAGLNSDDIESFQILKDGSATSIYGARAMAGVIVVTTKKGKQGQAHLNYTGEFTTRLIPSYGNFDILNSQDQMAIYKELKDKGWLNLSDILNGSDYGVYGKMYELINTYNSTTGMFGLANTQEAQNAYLQQAEYRNTNWFKQLFSSAIMQNHSVSLSGGTEKSNYYASLSAMVDPGWYKDSKVNRYTVSMNMTHHILDNLSVNLIGGGSYRKQKAPGTLGQDVDVVSGQVKRDFDINPYSYALNTSRALDPYTYYHANYAAFNILHELESNYIDLNVADAKFQLELKWKPFKDLELSTLGAIKYSTSSQEHNILEDSNQALAYRAMDNSLIRDANKLLFLDKTNLYALPVSVLKQGGIYQRTENRMVDYDFRATANYNHTFAQKHIVNLFGGLETTGISRNRTWFNGWGMNYRGETAYFEYLYFKKLDQENSNYYSLRNTDSRSAAFYANATYSFNGKYVVNGTFRYEGSNQMGRTTKARWMPTWNVSGAWNVHEESFFPKLKPLSSLTFRVSYSLTGTPPDASYCSALTKLSMNTLYRPTTSDKELGFVVAALGNDELTYEKKHEFNFGVDAGFFNNRLNVTFDVYQRRNFDEIAPAVHQLYSKVYVNVGSMKSWGEELSISSTNVKTNDFSWQTSLIYSHNRTKITDLFNQGRVIDLVQGNGFAKQGYPARALFSIPFVGINEKGYPVCINEKGQATVGDLNFQNRDNTDYLIYEGSTDPIYNGSLGNTFNYKGFHLNLFLTYAFGNVVRLDPVFKAKYNDLTSMTHNFKNRWMQPGDESVTNVPGVLSRYEYEQNHTLLATAYNAYNYTSVRTAKGDFIRLKEISLAYDFPHRWFENSPVNNISLKLQATNLMLLYADKKLNGQDPEFMNAGGVASPMPKQFTLTLKLGL from the coding sequence ATGGAAAAAAGACTCTCGCTCTTCTTTGTTTGTCTCTTGATGAGCATCGGAGCTGCGTTTGCCCAGATTGACGTATCTGGAACCGTAATATCTGCGGAAGACAATGAACCGGTTATCGGTGCCTCTGTCCTGATTTCAGGAGGAGCTGCCAGTAAGGGTACAGTCACGGATATTGACGGTAAATTTAAACTGAATGTTCCTAACGGAACTAAACTCGTGTTTAGCTACGTGGGAATGAAAAGTCAGACATTGGCTGCTACTGCCAACATGAAGGTGGTACTTCGTCCTGAAGCACAGTTGCAGGAAGTGGTGGTGACTGGTTTGCAGAAAACTGACCGCCGCCTCTTTACCGGTGCTACCGACCGAGTAAATGCCGAGGAAGCTAAATTGAATGGTGTTGCCGACATCAGCCGCTCTCTTGAGGGTCGTGCTGCCGGTGTATCCGTGCAGAACGTGAGTGGTACCTTTGGTTCTGCTCCGAAGATCCGTGTGCGTGGTGCAACATCTATCTATGGTTCATCCAAGCCTCTTTGGGTGGTGGATGGCGTTATCATGGAGGATGTATCCGACGTGAGTGCCGACGACCTGGCTTCTGGTGATCCGGAGACCCTGATTTCTTCTGCCATCGCAGGATTGAACTCTGATGATATCGAAAGTTTCCAGATCCTGAAGGATGGTTCCGCTACATCTATATATGGTGCGCGCGCGATGGCAGGTGTCATCGTCGTTACTACCAAGAAGGGTAAGCAGGGACAGGCTCACCTGAACTATACCGGTGAGTTTACTACCCGCCTGATCCCGTCTTACGGCAATTTCGATATTCTCAACTCTCAGGACCAGATGGCCATCTACAAGGAGTTGAAGGATAAGGGATGGCTCAATCTTTCTGATATCCTCAATGGCAGCGACTATGGTGTATACGGAAAGATGTATGAACTGATCAACACCTACAACAGCACCACTGGTATGTTTGGTCTCGCCAACACCCAGGAGGCTCAGAATGCCTACCTGCAGCAGGCGGAGTATCGCAATACCAACTGGTTTAAGCAGCTTTTCTCTTCTGCCATCATGCAGAACCACTCTGTTAGCTTGAGCGGCGGTACCGAGAAGAGTAACTACTACGCTTCACTTTCTGCCATGGTTGACCCAGGATGGTACAAGGACAGCAAGGTGAACCGTTATACCGTGAGCATGAATATGACCCATCATATTCTGGATAATCTCTCTGTCAACTTGATTGGTGGCGGTTCTTACCGTAAACAGAAGGCACCAGGTACTCTGGGACAGGATGTGGACGTGGTATCAGGTCAGGTGAAGCGTGATTTCGATATCAACCCATACTCTTACGCCCTGAACACATCACGTGCGCTGGATCCTTATACTTATTATCATGCCAACTATGCAGCATTCAACATCCTGCATGAGCTGGAGAGCAACTACATCGACCTGAACGTGGCTGATGCCAAGTTCCAGCTGGAGTTGAAGTGGAAGCCTTTCAAGGATCTGGAACTCTCTACACTGGGTGCCATCAAGTATAGCACTTCTTCGCAGGAGCACAACATTCTGGAGGATTCAAACCAGGCGTTGGCTTACCGCGCCATGGACAACTCGCTGATACGTGATGCCAACAAGCTGCTCTTCCTTGATAAGACCAACCTCTATGCCTTGCCAGTATCCGTGTTGAAGCAGGGTGGTATCTATCAGCGTACAGAAAACCGTATGGTGGACTATGACTTCCGTGCCACAGCCAACTACAACCATACTTTTGCACAGAAGCACATCGTCAACCTCTTTGGTGGTCTTGAAACTACCGGCATCAGCCGTAACCGCACCTGGTTTAACGGATGGGGTATGAACTACCGTGGTGAGACAGCTTACTTCGAGTATCTCTATTTCAAGAAGTTGGACCAGGAGAACTCAAACTATTACAGCTTGCGCAACACCGATTCACGTAGTGCCGCATTCTATGCCAATGCAACCTATTCTTTCAATGGCAAGTATGTAGTGAACGGAACATTCCGCTATGAAGGTTCTAACCAGATGGGTCGTACTACAAAGGCACGTTGGATGCCTACATGGAACGTGTCTGGTGCCTGGAACGTACACGAGGAGAGCTTCTTCCCTAAGCTCAAGCCATTGTCAAGCCTCACCTTCCGTGTGTCTTACAGTTTGACAGGTACTCCTCCTGATGCATCTTACTGCAGTGCGCTCACCAAGCTCTCGATGAATACCCTTTATCGTCCTACTACTTCCGACAAGGAGTTGGGATTCGTAGTGGCAGCACTCGGAAATGATGAGCTTACCTACGAGAAGAAGCACGAGTTCAACTTCGGTGTGGATGCAGGTTTCTTCAATAACCGTCTGAACGTGACATTCGATGTATATCAGCGTCGCAACTTCGATGAGATTGCTCCTGCCGTTCACCAGCTTTATAGCAAAGTCTATGTCAATGTGGGTTCCATGAAGTCATGGGGTGAGGAGTTGAGCATCTCTTCTACCAACGTGAAGACCAACGATTTCAGCTGGCAGACCAGTCTGATCTACTCTCACAACCGCACGAAGATTACCGACCTCTTCAATCAGGGTCGCGTCATCGACCTGGTTCAGGGTAACGGTTTTGCGAAGCAGGGTTATCCAGCCCGTGCCTTGTTCTCAATCCCATTCGTGGGCATCAACGAGAAGGGATATCCAGTATGCATCAACGAGAAGGGCCAGGCTACCGTGGGTGACCTCAACTTCCAGAATCGTGACAATACGGACTATCTGATTTACGAGGGTTCTACAGACCCTATCTACAATGGTTCCCTGGGTAACACCTTTAACTATAAGGGCTTCCATCTGAACCTGTTCCTTACATACGCCTTCGGCAACGTGGTGCGCCTTGACCCGGTTTTCAAAGCCAAGTATAACGACTTGACATCAATGACCCACAACTTCAAGAACCGTTGGATGCAGCCTGGTGATGAGAGTGTTACCAATGTGCCTGGTGTACTGAGCCGTTATGAGTATGAGCAGAACCATACATTGCTGGCCACAGCCTACAATGCCTACAACTATACTTCTGTGCGTACAGCCAAGGGTGACTTCATCCGCCTGAAGGAGATTTCACTGGCATACGACTTCCCACACCGCTGGTTCGAGAACTCACCAGTGAACAACATCTCATTGAAGCTTCAGGCTACCAACCTCATGCTGCTCTATGCAGACAAGAAGCTGAACGGTCAGGATCCTGAGTTCATGAATGCGGGTGGTGTGGCTTCGCCAATGCCAAAGCAGTTTACTCTTACATTGAAACTTGGACTTTAA
- the tnpB gene encoding IS66 family insertion sequence element accessory protein TnpB (TnpB, as the term is used for proteins encoded by IS66 family insertion elements, is considered an accessory protein, since TnpC, encoded by a neighboring gene, is a DDE family transposase.) encodes MFGLNESTQYYVCQRYVRMNMGINGLYQIVRTEMELPPLGGAVFIFFSKNRQQVKMLKWDGDGFLLYQKRLERGTFELPFFDPKNKQCKMPYRTLSAIMSGICLKSMKYRKRLNL; translated from the coding sequence ATGTTTGGATTGAATGAGAGTACCCAGTACTATGTCTGCCAGAGATACGTACGAATGAACATGGGCATAAATGGCTTGTATCAGATAGTGAGAACCGAGATGGAACTTCCGCCACTTGGTGGTGCGGTATTCATCTTCTTCTCCAAGAACCGCCAGCAGGTAAAAATGCTCAAGTGGGATGGCGATGGTTTCTTGCTGTACCAGAAGCGATTGGAGCGAGGAACCTTTGAATTACCATTCTTTGACCCCAAGAACAAACAATGCAAAATGCCGTACAGGACACTATCGGCCATCATGAGCGGAATTTGCCTAAAAAGCATGAAATATAGAAAGAGACTCAATCTATAG
- a CDS encoding DUF4302 domain-containing protein codes for MKHIFIAIVCLLGSMSLQSCLHDDKEFFDESAANRIESTVENTQKILESSENGWQLHYFTGKGMTGGGYTFLMKFANGKVTVAGDTAVAAPTERATSSYTVDRSMGPVLSFNTYNDIFHFLGEPTYGEIEGEQGDWEFVITKLTEDSIFVKGKKWENEMVFTRMADGVDWTSYLDSIADVQKRLAVNYSVGNSSDASKRVEINSATRRILSRTADGQVVEQPFYVTPTGIHAVNEPVALGEDKAQDFLVSKAGVMTAKGNETLTLNSYAPGIDTWVGEWTLSAMQGSCDMTISKVEDQENMLKGTFTTGGYTYNIGLNFNPETGALNLPSQLIDDPSGRYPALWLMNADLNKGILLGQGGMNIVWHGVSQEGDFEDDGTLASEGYASDTFVALACTAKGEPIKENNQYVFVIEWYYLSNLTPNK; via the coding sequence ATGAAACATATATTTATAGCTATCGTTTGCTTGTTGGGCAGTATGAGCTTGCAGTCGTGTCTGCACGATGACAAGGAATTCTTCGACGAGTCGGCTGCCAACCGCATCGAGAGCACCGTTGAGAATACCCAGAAGATTCTGGAATCTTCTGAGAACGGATGGCAGCTTCATTATTTCACAGGCAAGGGAATGACCGGTGGCGGCTACACCTTCCTCATGAAGTTTGCCAATGGCAAGGTGACCGTGGCTGGCGATACAGCCGTTGCTGCGCCTACAGAGCGTGCCACATCCAGTTATACCGTTGACCGCAGCATGGGTCCTGTGCTCTCTTTCAACACCTATAACGACATCTTCCACTTCCTGGGTGAGCCTACCTACGGCGAGATAGAAGGTGAGCAGGGCGACTGGGAGTTCGTGATTACCAAGCTTACAGAAGACAGCATCTTCGTAAAGGGTAAGAAGTGGGAGAACGAGATGGTATTCACCCGTATGGCTGACGGCGTAGACTGGACTTCCTATCTGGACAGCATCGCCGACGTGCAGAAGCGCCTGGCCGTGAACTACAGCGTGGGCAATTCTTCGGATGCCAGCAAGAGGGTGGAGATTAACTCTGCCACACGCCGCATCCTATCGCGCACAGCCGACGGACAGGTGGTAGAGCAGCCTTTCTACGTTACTCCAACCGGCATCCATGCCGTTAACGAGCCAGTGGCTCTGGGTGAGGATAAGGCACAGGACTTCCTGGTGAGCAAGGCAGGTGTGATGACAGCAAAGGGCAACGAGACTCTGACCTTGAATTCCTATGCTCCTGGCATTGATACCTGGGTAGGCGAGTGGACACTCTCTGCCATGCAGGGTTCCTGCGATATGACCATCTCGAAGGTGGAAGACCAGGAGAACATGCTGAAGGGTACATTCACCACTGGCGGATATACCTATAATATAGGATTGAACTTCAACCCGGAAACGGGTGCCCTCAACCTGCCTTCACAGCTGATTGATGACCCTAGCGGGAGATATCCTGCCCTTTGGCTGATGAACGCCGACCTGAATAAGGGAATATTGCTCGGACAGGGTGGTATGAACATCGTATGGCACGGCGTATCTCAGGAAGGTGACTTCGAGGACGATGGCACACTGGCTTCTGAGGGCTATGCTTCTGATACATTCGTTGCCCTGGCTTGTACCGCAAAAGGAGAGCCTATCAAGGAGAACAACCAGTACGTGTTTGTCATCGAATGGTATTATCTTTCTAATTTGACTCCAAACAAATAA